The following coding sequences lie in one Spirosoma sp. KUDC1026 genomic window:
- a CDS encoding PD-(D/E)XK nuclease family protein, whose product MNQHDLDWLPELTSQLTPPRITERTLFDLLGVSTRELPISRVLAYYLDENEAHGLGRLFLDSLLVCMNKDSNDFPSPYRVVREWSNIDILIKGEAGDWAVILENKINHVLNNDLAKYWRDVTANHKAGVVVTLNEQSLENYVPEEGSDFNFVNVTHLAWLEQVKHANPNLINPYPDVRQWVLINDFLTTMENTTNALKDAPSINRNIRLLQAYSNDIGKVVEAQKAGQEYVRKLIHSVFAGYGFDERKKGFFFDNREAVKKTTDAIPPFRFFVADTVVTDNHLGVYFELHGSACQDGNTYRDAISTLIEPLGLKTDEHQNQAKQFYHLAITKEVVLVSDNDDLPEKLAAIIGKFFKPIVENKSLVDYCIDLWKQKHANSNESV is encoded by the coding sequence ATGAACCAACACGATCTCGACTGGCTGCCGGAACTGACCAGTCAGCTAACCCCGCCCAGGATTACCGAAAGAACACTGTTCGACCTGCTGGGCGTATCGACCCGCGAGCTGCCTATCAGCCGGGTGCTGGCGTACTATCTGGACGAAAACGAAGCCCACGGCCTTGGTCGCCTGTTTCTGGATAGCCTGCTGGTCTGTATGAATAAAGACAGCAACGATTTCCCGTCGCCCTACAGAGTCGTGCGCGAATGGAGCAACATCGATATTCTGATTAAGGGGGAGGCTGGTGACTGGGCGGTTATTCTGGAAAACAAGATTAACCACGTACTCAACAACGACCTAGCCAAGTACTGGAGGGATGTAACGGCCAATCATAAAGCCGGGGTCGTCGTTACGTTGAACGAACAGAGCCTCGAAAACTACGTGCCAGAAGAGGGTTCGGATTTTAACTTCGTCAACGTAACGCACCTTGCCTGGCTGGAACAGGTGAAACACGCCAACCCGAACCTGATAAATCCGTACCCCGACGTTCGGCAATGGGTGTTAATCAACGACTTTCTGACAACTATGGAAAACACCACAAACGCGCTGAAGGACGCCCCCAGCATCAACCGGAATATCCGGTTGCTTCAGGCATATAGTAACGATATTGGCAAGGTGGTAGAAGCCCAAAAAGCCGGACAGGAATACGTCAGAAAACTTATTCATAGTGTCTTCGCCGGGTACGGGTTTGATGAACGAAAGAAAGGGTTCTTCTTTGACAACCGTGAGGCAGTGAAAAAGACTACTGACGCTATACCGCCCTTTCGGTTTTTCGTAGCCGATACAGTGGTAACTGATAATCATCTTGGTGTTTATTTTGAACTGCACGGAAGTGCGTGTCAGGATGGGAACACGTACAGAGATGCTATCAGCACGTTGATTGAACCACTTGGACTAAAGACCGACGAACACCAGAATCAGGCGAAACAGTTTTATCATTTAGCCATCACTAAAGAAGTCGTATTGGTATCTGACAATGATGATTTGCCTGAGAAACTGGCCGCAATCATTGGCAAATTCTTCAAGCCCATAGTCGAAAATAAATCACTGGTCGACTATTGCATTGACCTCTGGAAGCAAAAGCACGCTAATTCGAATGAATCTGTATAG
- a CDS encoding restriction endonuclease subunit S → MNLYSNYKPSGIDWIGDIPSHWEIKKLKYAVSKIEEETKQKNFLVAVENIQSRTGKLVGMGEDKTYQGSINSFSKGDVIFNKLRPYLAKVYYACQDGGCLGELLVLRGNHEIDQKYLFYRAISQPFIDIVNSSTEGTKMPRANWDDFIKHLPVALPPLPEQAAIARYLDEKTAQLDTLIDRKRRLIDLLREEKAALINEAVTKGIDPDAPMKDSGIEWLGDIPAHWEVKKLKYISPEISVGLVINPSIYHDPIGTVPMLTGKNVQPYIINLSIVSKITKDSNDALWKSQLFENDIVVVRVGYPGTAAVIPSDLNRSNCASMMIVRRGNFNSHFLCYCFNSKIGRTQVELVEYGATLKQYNISHAIEFVFALPSIEEQNGIIDYLNAESARIDYTVNRIEREIELMQEYRTALISEVVTGKVKVF, encoded by the coding sequence ATGAATCTGTATAGTAATTACAAACCATCCGGGATCGACTGGATCGGCGATATTCCAAGTCATTGGGAGATTAAGAAGCTGAAATACGCAGTTTCAAAAATTGAAGAAGAAACTAAACAGAAAAATTTCTTAGTCGCCGTCGAAAACATTCAGAGTAGAACAGGAAAACTGGTCGGAATGGGCGAAGATAAAACGTATCAGGGTTCGATTAATTCATTTTCAAAAGGCGATGTAATATTTAACAAGCTCCGTCCCTATCTGGCGAAAGTGTATTATGCTTGTCAAGACGGGGGCTGTTTGGGAGAATTATTAGTTCTTAGGGGTAATCATGAAATCGATCAGAAATATCTTTTCTACCGAGCTATCTCCCAACCATTTATCGATATAGTAAACAGTTCGACAGAGGGTACTAAAATGCCTCGAGCCAATTGGGATGATTTTATCAAACATTTACCGGTTGCTCTGCCACCCCTCCCCGAACAAGCGGCCATTGCCCGTTACCTCGACGAAAAAACGGCTCAACTCGATACGCTCATTGACCGCAAACGGCGGCTGATCGACCTGTTACGCGAAGAGAAAGCCGCCCTGATCAACGAAGCTGTTACCAAAGGCATCGACCCCGACGCGCCCATGAAGGATTCCGGCATCGAGTGGCTCGGCGACATTCCGGCGCACTGGGAGGTGAAAAAGTTGAAGTATATCTCTCCGGAAATCAGTGTTGGTTTGGTAATAAATCCGTCGATATATCATGATCCAATAGGCACTGTTCCTATGTTAACCGGAAAAAACGTCCAGCCTTATATAATAAACTTATCTATTGTCTCCAAGATTACAAAAGACAGTAATGACGCTTTATGGAAAAGCCAGTTATTTGAAAATGACATCGTTGTAGTAAGAGTTGGTTACCCAGGGACAGCAGCCGTAATTCCATCCGATTTAAATAGATCTAATTGTGCATCAATGATGATAGTACGGAGAGGAAATTTTAATTCTCATTTTTTGTGCTACTGTTTTAATTCTAAGATAGGAAGAACTCAAGTAGAATTGGTTGAATATGGAGCTACTCTTAAACAATACAATATAAGCCATGCAATAGAGTTTGTATTTGCATTGCCTTCAATTGAAGAACAGAATGGAATCATTGATTATTTAAATGCCGAATCTGCCCGCATTGACTACACCGTCAATCGCATCGAACGGGAAATAGAGCTAATGCAGGAGTATCGAACGGCGCTTATTAGTGAAGTCGTGACGGGAAAAGTGAAAGTCTTTTAA
- a CDS encoding type I restriction endonuclease subunit R: protein MSITTEKTFESAIVEHLTSSAGGWLAGRDQEYDKLLALFPSYVVSFLTETQPKQWEKLAKIHGLAVETKLLQRLSKELELRGTLDVIRNGFTDYGVTFRMSYSKPESSLNPDTLALYGKNQLHVTRQLHYSAANTKSLDLLLSVNGLPVATAELKNHFTGQTADNARRQFSQDRDPKETLFQGKSRTLVHFAVDSDEVYMTTKLEEGKTRFLPFNQGNDNAAGNPPNPDGYQTSYLWETIWQRDSWLDIINRFLHIQTETIEDKATGKTHKRERIIFPRYHQLEAVRALAKDARAAGAGKNYLIQHSAGSGKSNSIAWLAYRLFSLHNLANERVFDTIIVITDRKVLDQQLQNTIYQFEHRTGVVQKIDKDTHQLRDALLTGSGIVITTLQKFPFVLESIDRAAKDETLNKAESLQRIASRRYALIVDEAHSSQGGEASRKMKEVLAAASLEEAEQAEDAEQGEDGEDFIRRAMETRGQQPNLSFFAFTATPKQKTLSVFGTPDVAGKPRPFHLYSMRQAIEEGFILDVLANYTTYELYFKLSKAIEDDPELNKKKASIAIGRFVSLHPHNIAQKTEIIIEHFRQVVSKKIGGKAKAMVVTGSRLHALRYYLAFKNYISQKGYTEIKALVAFSGKVIDDLFPEGVTEVQLNGFGEKELPEKFASDDYQLLLVANKYQTGFDQPLLHTMYVDKKLNGVLAVQTLSRLNRTQTGKEDTFVLDFANDRETILASFQPYYELTTVAESTDPNLLYDLKNKLDARLVYWQSEIDGFCNVFFDPASNVKDQKRLYGFTGPAVDRYRNLLEEEQDEFKRNLTQWLRLYAFLSQIMPFQDVALEKLFVYGKYLSLKLPRQDMAERLKLNDEVALDYYRLQKIADNEPIVLESMGEYGLEGSSETGMKRDKEEKAPLSDIINVLNDRYGMDFTEADKLFFDQIEQELVDDQKLVHQAQNNTIDNFRYGFHDAFIDKLIDRMEQNQEISSRILNDKDFGGTVIDLILEKVYKRVNK from the coding sequence ATGTCCATCACCACCGAGAAAACCTTTGAATCCGCCATTGTCGAGCATCTGACCAGTTCAGCGGGAGGCTGGCTGGCAGGGCGCGATCAGGAGTACGATAAGTTGCTGGCGCTGTTTCCTTCGTACGTCGTGTCCTTTCTGACAGAGACGCAGCCGAAGCAGTGGGAGAAGCTGGCGAAAATACACGGTCTCGCTGTTGAAACGAAACTCTTGCAGCGGCTCAGTAAAGAATTGGAATTACGGGGTACCCTGGACGTAATACGTAATGGCTTTACGGATTATGGTGTTACGTTCCGCATGAGTTACAGCAAACCCGAAAGTAGCCTCAATCCGGATACCCTGGCGCTTTACGGGAAGAATCAACTGCACGTAACCCGGCAACTGCACTACAGCGCTGCGAATACTAAATCCCTCGATCTGCTCCTTTCTGTCAATGGGCTGCCCGTGGCTACCGCCGAGTTGAAAAATCACTTCACCGGACAGACCGCCGACAATGCCCGGCGGCAGTTCAGCCAGGATCGGGATCCCAAAGAAACCCTGTTTCAGGGGAAATCCCGGACGCTCGTTCACTTTGCGGTTGACTCAGACGAAGTCTACATGACCACGAAGCTGGAAGAGGGCAAAACCCGCTTTCTGCCATTCAATCAGGGGAATGATAATGCCGCCGGGAACCCGCCTAATCCGGATGGCTACCAGACCAGCTACCTGTGGGAAACGATCTGGCAGCGGGATAGCTGGCTGGACATCATCAATCGGTTTCTGCACATTCAGACCGAAACGATCGAGGACAAGGCCACCGGCAAAACGCACAAACGGGAACGTATCATCTTTCCTCGTTACCATCAGCTGGAAGCCGTTCGGGCGCTGGCTAAAGATGCGCGGGCGGCAGGGGCGGGAAAAAATTATCTGATTCAGCATTCTGCCGGTTCAGGAAAAAGTAATTCCATTGCCTGGCTGGCGTATCGACTGTTCAGTCTGCACAACCTGGCGAACGAACGCGTATTCGATACCATTATCGTCATCACTGATCGTAAGGTACTGGATCAGCAACTGCAGAACACCATATACCAATTCGAGCATCGTACCGGCGTTGTGCAGAAGATCGACAAGGATACGCACCAGCTACGTGACGCCCTGCTTACGGGGAGTGGTATCGTTATTACAACGCTGCAGAAATTCCCCTTTGTGCTGGAATCCATCGACCGGGCGGCTAAGGACGAGACACTGAACAAAGCCGAATCCCTGCAAAGGATTGCGTCCCGGCGTTACGCCCTGATCGTCGACGAAGCGCACAGTTCGCAAGGAGGAGAAGCGTCCCGCAAGATGAAAGAAGTGCTGGCGGCTGCCTCGCTGGAAGAGGCCGAACAAGCAGAGGACGCCGAGCAGGGCGAAGACGGCGAGGACTTCATTCGGCGAGCCATGGAGACGCGGGGTCAGCAGCCCAACCTCAGCTTTTTTGCCTTTACGGCGACACCAAAGCAAAAAACGCTGAGCGTGTTTGGTACCCCTGACGTAGCGGGTAAGCCCCGGCCTTTCCACCTGTATTCCATGCGGCAGGCGATTGAGGAAGGGTTTATTCTGGACGTACTGGCCAATTACACAACCTACGAACTGTATTTCAAGCTCTCCAAGGCGATTGAGGACGACCCCGAACTGAATAAGAAAAAAGCATCGATTGCCATTGGTCGGTTCGTGTCGTTGCACCCGCATAACATCGCTCAGAAGACAGAAATTATCATTGAGCACTTCCGACAGGTAGTCAGTAAGAAGATAGGCGGAAAGGCCAAAGCAATGGTGGTTACAGGCTCCCGGCTTCACGCCTTACGCTATTACCTGGCTTTTAAAAATTACATCAGTCAGAAAGGGTACACGGAGATCAAAGCCCTGGTGGCCTTCTCGGGTAAAGTCATTGACGACCTCTTTCCGGAAGGCGTGACCGAAGTGCAGCTGAATGGCTTTGGCGAAAAAGAGCTGCCCGAAAAATTTGCTTCCGACGACTACCAGCTTCTTCTGGTGGCCAACAAATACCAGACAGGCTTCGACCAGCCCCTGCTGCATACCATGTATGTCGACAAGAAACTGAACGGCGTGCTGGCGGTGCAGACGCTATCGCGGTTGAACCGGACCCAGACCGGTAAGGAGGACACGTTCGTGCTTGATTTTGCCAACGATCGGGAAACGATTCTGGCTTCGTTCCAGCCTTACTACGAACTGACCACAGTAGCCGAAAGTACCGACCCGAATCTGCTGTATGATTTAAAAAATAAACTGGATGCGCGGCTGGTGTACTGGCAATCGGAAATCGACGGCTTCTGCAACGTTTTCTTTGATCCGGCCAGCAACGTAAAGGACCAGAAACGACTATATGGTTTTACCGGTCCCGCCGTCGACCGGTATCGTAACCTGCTGGAAGAGGAGCAGGATGAATTTAAACGGAACCTGACCCAATGGCTGCGGCTGTATGCGTTTCTGTCGCAGATCATGCCGTTTCAGGACGTGGCGCTGGAGAAATTATTCGTGTACGGCAAATACCTCAGCCTGAAACTTCCCAGGCAGGATATGGCCGAACGGCTGAAACTGAATGATGAAGTCGCACTGGATTACTACCGCCTGCAAAAGATTGCTGATAATGAACCAATCGTTCTGGAGTCGATGGGTGAGTATGGGCTAGAGGGCAGTAGTGAAACCGGCATGAAGCGCGACAAAGAAGAGAAAGCGCCCCTTTCGGATATAATCAACGTATTGAATGATCGGTATGGAATGGACTTCACCGAAGCCGATAAGCTCTTTTTTGATCAGATCGAACAGGAACTGGTTGACGATCAGAAGTTGGTTCATCAAGCCCAGAACAATACAATTGATAATTTCAGGTATGGCTTCCACGATGCGTTCATCGATAAACTGATTGACCGCATGGAACAGAACCAGGAAATCTCATCCCGCATCCTCAATGATAAAGATTTCGGTGGGACGGTAATTGATCTGATTCTGGAAAAGGTTTACAAACGGGTCAACAAATAG
- a CDS encoding DUF3320 domain-containing protein produces MNSTIPTDSIQKQLDGSRRELLDLSTRNRLISIPVGSKSARLIQIFDEKSEEVYRRLVADKKTFTFLPGKVELTKKSTTHESFVVTDDVDHLVELPLPDDEVDTTTGKAKRHTDSKLQTRLSPEVLQRRLFDLHNEARTITEEQGVNILYLALGFLKWVDKSNNNTERVAPLLLVPVDLIRQSVSERFAIKWREEDFQDNLSLAEKLSIEFGISIPLLNADDNEGFTLREYFAKVEQSIMTMPDWSVEPDSMCVGFFSFAKFLMYKDLDVTSWPESHSPLQHSLVRRLLVPNSDSWQSEPSNSWTGLERLDDRIPAERLDHVVDADTSQTIAIELVREGHNLVIQGPPGTGKSQTITNIIATAVLDGKKVLFLAEKLAALEVVKQRLEKEGLGVLCLELHSNKARKSAVAGELKATWELGNPTSDELTELNNDLTHQRTQLNQHPSRLHTVQSPEYHSPFTHIGTLAYHGLPQGEEMNIQFPGAESWTRQTVTDHKNFLNTLSSRLKDVGDLTTNPWRGVKLTQYTGLERSRLETTLKRLIKNLADQLNIATPLASVFQFETTDLTMGTVSRLQILSELASKRPVSQFDPINQPIWEQAPKALVSIAKTKYAFESVVDELQDQTQPHVWQNDWSQSRQQIEKHGRKWYKFLYGDYRQAMKHVAADMRVSLPQGFDERLLLISRIVDGQNAYQIIQSKQTIGQQAFGGFWEEEGVSQRLVAIAEWIEDLTEGGYSSTNREKALVIDINQAITHAASLKTLLDDFASHWQRLQTELVLVTEPYFQTKEEIHITLDQWLSTLTSWCNSLDLLPDWVFWQQALQEGKDKHSPLDSLIALAEQNKVTHAQLLPAYERIVAQQQLHQSYLYDRELANFDGTFHNQQVKAFQHTDRQRLHLAKVNVLTSHYRQLPPRRPVGAIGTVLGEVNKQRSHKPIRQLLSLAGSVVQDLKPVFMMSPLSVAQFLEPGKIEFDLLVIDEASQVKPVDALGAVARCRQIVVVGDDKQLPPSNFFSKLTSNDTNQDGEEDNTDAGLVKAKELESILSLGKARGLTDTLLRWHYRSKHHSLIAVSNKRYYENKLYIVPSPWKQNAGLGLVWRPVPGVYDRSNTRANEIEAKAVAQAVIKHALSNSDQTLGVAAFSMAQQRAIQDEVERLRRQTPQCESFFSQYPHEPFFIKNLENVQGDERDVIFLSVGYGRDSHGKLSMNFGPLNRQGGERRLNVIISRARKRCDVFASITDQDIELGPNTGEGVAGLKQFLHYTRTGLLDVAQQSERPTGSPFEDAVKEALETNFGWEVHTQVGIAGFFIDLAVVDPERKGRYVIGIECDGVAYHSSPSARERDRLRQSILESKGWIIHRLWGIDFFRRRDQELAKIKAAYDEALSLLTDADQVAIVKPEDEQNIFHLTRKPDEEEENSFTVPYLTTPRLPVFTEDPYTLNPGQISAMVRKILAVEAPMHIEELTTRMREQWGLSRAGDKFRTLVTRGVEVLSREQLVIREGPYVFLKDEPVQVRVRDERAPAGARKVVNIPPVEIDLALEHTTRLARLLTREEAAKEVSVLLGYKALSSEFRNIIISRIDQLVERQTLQEQDGKLFV; encoded by the coding sequence ATGAATTCAACTATCCCTACTGATTCAATTCAAAAACAGTTAGATGGCAGCCGACGTGAATTACTTGATCTGTCAACCCGTAATCGGCTAATATCTATCCCCGTTGGTTCAAAGAGCGCTCGACTTATTCAGATTTTTGATGAGAAGTCCGAAGAAGTGTATAGGCGGCTTGTAGCAGATAAAAAGACGTTTACATTCTTGCCTGGCAAAGTTGAGCTAACTAAAAAGAGCACCACCCATGAGAGTTTTGTAGTCACTGATGATGTTGATCATCTAGTAGAACTGCCTCTTCCGGACGATGAGGTGGACACAACAACTGGTAAAGCAAAGCGTCATACTGACTCCAAACTCCAGACTCGTCTAAGTCCGGAGGTATTGCAGCGTCGACTTTTCGATTTGCACAATGAAGCCCGGACAATTACTGAGGAACAGGGAGTCAACATTCTGTATTTAGCTCTTGGCTTCTTAAAATGGGTTGATAAGTCAAATAACAATACTGAACGAGTAGCTCCATTACTATTAGTTCCTGTAGACCTCATCCGTCAGTCAGTCAGTGAGCGATTCGCCATCAAATGGCGGGAGGAGGATTTTCAGGATAATCTGTCATTGGCGGAAAAACTCAGTATTGAATTCGGCATCTCGATTCCCCTTCTCAATGCAGATGATAACGAAGGGTTTACGTTGAGAGAGTATTTCGCTAAAGTAGAGCAATCAATTATGACAATGCCGGACTGGTCCGTTGAGCCAGACAGTATGTGTGTTGGTTTCTTTTCGTTTGCTAAGTTTCTGATGTACAAGGACCTGGATGTCACTTCATGGCCAGAGTCGCATTCTCCTCTTCAACATAGTTTAGTTCGCCGATTGTTAGTACCTAATTCAGACTCCTGGCAGTCTGAACCGTCCAACAGTTGGACAGGACTAGAACGGTTGGATGACCGCATTCCGGCTGAACGGCTTGATCATGTAGTCGATGCCGACACCTCCCAAACGATTGCTATTGAACTGGTTCGGGAGGGGCACAACCTCGTTATTCAGGGACCGCCCGGTACGGGTAAAAGCCAGACAATCACCAATATCATTGCCACGGCAGTGCTGGATGGTAAAAAAGTATTATTCCTTGCCGAAAAACTGGCAGCTCTGGAAGTAGTTAAACAGCGCCTGGAAAAAGAAGGACTGGGCGTACTGTGTCTGGAATTGCACTCTAATAAAGCCCGCAAAAGTGCTGTAGCAGGTGAGCTGAAAGCGACCTGGGAGTTAGGCAATCCTACGTCCGATGAGTTAACAGAATTGAATAATGATTTAACGCATCAGCGAACGCAGCTCAACCAGCATCCATCGCGGCTTCATACAGTTCAATCACCCGAATACCATTCTCCTTTTACTCACATTGGTACGCTGGCGTATCATGGATTGCCGCAGGGAGAAGAGATGAACATCCAATTCCCTGGGGCGGAATCCTGGACACGTCAGACAGTAACGGATCACAAAAATTTCCTAAATACTCTGTCGTCCCGTTTAAAAGACGTCGGAGATCTAACAACGAATCCGTGGCGGGGCGTTAAGCTTACTCAATACACAGGTCTGGAGCGATCACGTCTTGAAACAACACTCAAACGTCTGATTAAAAACCTTGCCGACCAGCTCAACATCGCCACTCCTCTGGCCAGCGTGTTTCAGTTTGAGACTACTGATCTGACGATGGGCACAGTTAGTCGTTTACAGATTCTGTCAGAACTCGCTAGCAAACGACCCGTTTCCCAATTCGATCCGATCAATCAACCGATCTGGGAACAGGCTCCTAAAGCCCTGGTATCTATTGCTAAAACGAAATATGCCTTTGAATCGGTTGTGGACGAGTTACAGGATCAGACTCAACCCCACGTGTGGCAGAACGACTGGAGCCAGTCTCGGCAACAGATTGAGAAGCACGGTCGTAAATGGTATAAGTTTCTGTATGGCGATTACCGACAAGCTATGAAACACGTAGCGGCTGATATGAGAGTTTCGCTCCCGCAAGGGTTTGACGAGCGTTTACTGCTTATCAGCCGAATTGTTGACGGGCAGAATGCGTATCAGATCATCCAGTCTAAACAGACAATCGGTCAACAGGCGTTTGGTGGTTTTTGGGAAGAGGAAGGCGTCAGCCAGCGCCTGGTAGCCATTGCCGAATGGATTGAAGACCTCACCGAAGGGGGCTACAGTTCAACGAACCGGGAAAAGGCGTTAGTCATCGATATTAACCAAGCGATTACCCATGCTGCCAGCCTTAAAACGTTACTGGACGATTTTGCCAGTCACTGGCAACGACTACAAACAGAGTTAGTGTTAGTAACCGAGCCTTATTTTCAGACCAAAGAAGAAATTCACATTACACTGGATCAGTGGCTATCAACGCTTACAAGCTGGTGTAACAGCTTAGACTTGTTACCCGACTGGGTATTCTGGCAGCAAGCTCTGCAGGAAGGTAAAGACAAGCATAGCCCTCTGGATTCCTTAATCGCCCTCGCTGAACAGAATAAGGTTACCCACGCGCAATTGCTACCGGCTTATGAACGTATTGTGGCCCAGCAGCAGCTTCACCAGTCTTATTTATATGATAGAGAGCTGGCAAATTTTGATGGCACTTTTCATAACCAACAGGTAAAAGCCTTCCAGCACACAGATCGCCAGCGACTTCACCTGGCTAAAGTCAATGTGCTGACGAGTCATTATCGGCAACTACCTCCCAGACGCCCGGTTGGGGCAATCGGTACTGTCCTTGGGGAAGTCAATAAGCAACGTTCGCATAAACCCATCAGGCAGTTGCTCAGTCTGGCGGGATCGGTTGTACAGGACCTCAAACCGGTTTTTATGATGAGCCCCTTATCCGTAGCTCAATTTCTCGAACCAGGGAAAATTGAATTCGATTTGCTGGTCATCGATGAAGCCAGTCAGGTAAAACCCGTCGATGCCCTGGGTGCCGTAGCGCGTTGTCGGCAGATTGTTGTGGTTGGCGATGATAAACAGCTCCCCCCGAGTAATTTCTTCTCAAAACTGACATCCAACGATACAAACCAGGATGGCGAGGAGGATAACACCGATGCGGGTTTAGTCAAGGCCAAAGAATTGGAGAGCATTCTATCGTTAGGAAAGGCCCGTGGGCTAACGGATACCCTGCTTCGGTGGCATTACCGAAGTAAGCACCATTCACTCATTGCGGTTTCCAACAAACGATACTATGAAAATAAGCTTTATATTGTTCCTAGCCCATGGAAGCAGAATGCCGGTTTAGGTCTGGTTTGGCGGCCCGTTCCGGGGGTTTACGACCGCTCGAACACACGGGCCAACGAAATTGAAGCTAAAGCAGTAGCACAGGCAGTTATTAAACACGCGCTAAGTAATTCGGATCAAACTCTGGGCGTTGCGGCCTTTTCTATGGCTCAACAACGGGCCATACAGGATGAAGTCGAACGCTTACGTAGACAAACGCCACAATGCGAGAGCTTTTTCAGCCAGTATCCACACGAACCGTTTTTTATCAAAAACCTGGAAAACGTTCAGGGCGACGAGCGTGATGTCATTTTCCTCTCCGTTGGCTATGGCCGCGATAGTCACGGCAAACTAAGCATGAACTTCGGACCACTTAACCGCCAGGGGGGTGAACGTCGCCTGAATGTAATTATATCCCGAGCTCGCAAACGATGTGATGTTTTTGCGTCAATTACGGATCAGGATATTGAACTCGGCCCAAACACCGGCGAGGGCGTAGCCGGTTTGAAGCAATTTCTGCACTACACCCGTACAGGATTGCTGGACGTCGCTCAACAAAGCGAACGCCCGACTGGCAGTCCATTTGAAGATGCGGTCAAAGAAGCTTTAGAGACAAACTTTGGTTGGGAAGTCCATACGCAGGTTGGTATAGCGGGTTTTTTCATTGACTTAGCCGTTGTAGATCCAGAGCGAAAAGGACGGTACGTGATTGGTATAGAGTGCGACGGCGTTGCCTACCATTCATCGCCGTCAGCTCGTGAGCGGGACCGCTTGCGTCAATCCATACTGGAGTCAAAAGGCTGGATAATTCACCGTCTGTGGGGCATTGATTTCTTCCGCAGAAGGGATCAGGAGTTAGCGAAAATCAAAGCTGCTTACGATGAAGCCTTGTCCCTCCTGACGGATGCCGATCAGGTGGCAATTGTCAAGCCCGAAGACGAGCAGAACATTTTCCACCTGACCCGCAAACCTGACGAAGAGGAAGAAAACTCGTTCACAGTCCCTTATCTAACTACGCCAAGGTTACCGGTATTTACCGAAGACCCTTATACCCTAAATCCAGGCCAGATCAGCGCCATGGTTCGTAAAATTTTAGCGGTTGAGGCTCCTATGCACATCGAAGAACTGACGACACGGATGCGTGAGCAATGGGGTTTGAGCCGAGCGGGAGATAAATTTCGAACGTTAGTGACCAGAGGGGTAGAGGTACTTTCCAGAGAGCAGTTGGTCATCCGGGAAGGTCCATACGTATTTCTGAAGGATGAGCCGGTTCAGGTTAGAGTGCGCGACGAACGGGCACCGGCAGGTGCGCGAAAAGTGGTTAATATCCCACCTGTCGAGATCGATCTGGCGCTGGAACACACGACACGGCTGGCCAGACTCCTTACCCGGGAGGAAGCCGCCAAAGAAGTAAGCGTCCTACTTGGCTACAAAGCTCTCAGTTCCGAATTCCGCAATATCATCATCAGTAGAATCGATCAGCTCGTTGAGCGTCAGACGTTGCAGGAGCAGGATGGTAAATTATTTGTTTAG
- a CDS encoding porin family protein: MDTAYLRRCLNLHRSEKSLRAAFCLVLLLSLLATLPTQAQTYKYVRKHLEHYDDKPIHYGFFFAAPITRFSVGYSPAFVTSADSSYRIYSPNKGGFRVGFVINGYLDDRFDLRLTPAVSLYSREVQYDYPGGTSRTEVRESTWLDFPLLLKYKSQRRNNSRMYLLAGGAFSFETNVRRRETQGLSRLSTGTTDLSVEYGIGFEQFFEFFKFAPEIRFSHGLTNLYRPSTNAASVGIRKLTSHSITLYLNFE, encoded by the coding sequence ATGGATACCGCTTACCTTCGGCGTTGCCTCAATCTACATCGGTCAGAAAAAAGCCTGAGGGCTGCGTTTTGCCTTGTACTGCTCCTGAGTTTACTAGCTACGCTCCCAACCCAGGCGCAGACGTACAAATACGTGCGCAAGCACCTGGAGCATTACGATGATAAACCTATCCACTACGGTTTTTTCTTCGCGGCTCCGATTACTCGCTTTTCGGTGGGGTACAGTCCAGCTTTCGTTACGTCAGCCGATTCGTCTTATCGCATATATTCACCCAACAAAGGTGGCTTTCGGGTTGGCTTTGTCATAAACGGTTATCTGGACGATCGCTTTGACCTACGGCTGACCCCCGCCGTATCACTCTACAGCCGCGAAGTGCAGTACGATTATCCGGGGGGCACCAGTCGAACCGAAGTGCGCGAATCAACCTGGCTGGATTTTCCGCTCCTGCTTAAATACAAGTCCCAGCGACGTAACAATTCGCGTATGTATTTGCTGGCGGGGGGAGCTTTCAGCTTCGAGACCAATGTTCGTCGGCGCGAAACGCAGGGCTTATCCCGGCTTAGCACCGGAACAACGGATCTGTCAGTAGAGTACGGGATCGGCTTCGAACAGTTTTTCGAGTTCTTCAAGTTTGCGCCCGAGATTCGGTTTTCACACGGTCTTACCAACTTGTATCGACCAAGTACTAACGCAGCCAGCGTCGGTATTCGCAAGCTCACTTCTCACTCCATTACACTCTATCTGAATTTTGAGTGA